The Chitinophagales bacterium genome contains a region encoding:
- a CDS encoding T9SS type A sorting domain-containing protein, producing MIVLQFVMLPFAEAQEVVRCATQQVLEQYEMQQPGTKQDVEETALAAREWIKNNPGGTRDVVTIPVVVHVIYKTSSQNISDKQVQSQIDVLNEDFMMSNPDTSKIPEAFRPMAANSQIQFCLAAYDPDGDSTSGIVRTNTTVSLFTTGDSMKFTAKGGDDAWPAKHYLNIWTCNLGGGVLGYATLPQSNSGNSKTDGVVILYRAFGREGTVVYPYNQGRTCSHEVGHWFGLTHVWGDDNGTCSGSDNIADTPNQADANFGCPSYPLTDNCSPVEPGVMFMNYMDYTDDRCMYMFTKGQVAVMNATLNGTRKSILSSPAGCQGVYFANDAAVSKITHAADTISFLSFKPQVQLTNRGSDILTNATIYYQVDGQDPAKKIFTGSLATGESELITFDELYFTSEGDHVATAWSTMPNNQTDQFIFNDTATNSFSVISSIAKNTFTVSPSLTAGPVTLFIQNPAAGDMDLRVINMLGQVMQHHFVSLDSQSTLNIDLSDLAPGVYVLFSKIGYDYVRNKIVIER from the coding sequence ATGATAGTGCTTCAGTTTGTTATGCTGCCCTTTGCCGAGGCGCAGGAAGTGGTGCGGTGTGCTACGCAACAGGTGCTGGAACAATACGAAATGCAGCAGCCGGGCACTAAACAGGATGTGGAAGAAACTGCCCTGGCAGCACGCGAATGGATAAAAAATAATCCTGGCGGAACACGGGATGTTGTTACGATACCGGTAGTGGTGCATGTGATTTATAAAACAAGCTCACAGAATATATCAGACAAGCAGGTTCAGTCACAGATTGATGTGTTGAATGAAGATTTTATGATGAGCAATCCGGATACTTCAAAAATACCGGAAGCCTTCAGGCCGATGGCAGCCAACAGCCAGATTCAGTTTTGCCTTGCCGCGTATGATCCTGACGGCGATTCCACCAGCGGCATTGTCCGTACTAATACCACAGTGAGTTTATTCACGACGGGTGACAGCATGAAGTTTACTGCCAAAGGTGGCGATGATGCCTGGCCTGCGAAGCATTATCTCAATATATGGACCTGCAACCTCGGCGGCGGTGTGTTGGGCTATGCCACGTTGCCGCAGAGCAATTCGGGCAATTCCAAAACCGACGGCGTGGTAATTCTCTATCGTGCTTTTGGGAGGGAAGGCACCGTCGTGTATCCATATAACCAGGGAAGAACCTGCAGCCATGAAGTGGGGCACTGGTTTGGGCTTACGCATGTTTGGGGTGATGACAACGGAACCTGCAGCGGCAGTGACAATATCGCTGACACACCCAACCAGGCAGATGCCAATTTCGGATGCCCTTCGTATCCGCTAACCGATAACTGTTCGCCCGTTGAGCCCGGCGTTATGTTCATGAACTATATGGATTATACAGATGACCGGTGCATGTATATGTTTACCAAAGGGCAGGTCGCGGTGATGAACGCTACCCTCAACGGCACCCGCAAGAGCATCCTGAGTTCACCTGCCGGTTGCCAGGGTGTTTATTTTGCGAATGATGCCGCGGTGTCAAAAATCACCCATGCAGCGGATACGATCAGCTTTCTTTCCTTCAAGCCGCAGGTACAACTGACCAACCGTGGCTCAGACATACTGACCAATGCCACTATCTATTACCAGGTAGACGGACAGGATCCGGCCAAAAAAATTTTTACCGGAAGCCTGGCCACCGGTGAATCGGAACTGATTACGTTTGATGAATTGTATTTCACCAGTGAAGGTGATCATGTTGCCACCGCCTGGAGCACGATGCCCAACAATCAAACGGATCAGTTTATCTTTAATGATACGGCTACCAATAGTTTTTCCGTGATCAGTTCAATCGCGAAAAATACATTCACCGTTTCGCCAAGCCTGACAGCAGGCCCGGTTACATTGTTTATTCAAAATCCGGCAGCGGGCGATATGGATTTACGGGTGATAAATATGCTCGGACAGGTGATGCAGCATCACTTTGTTTCACTCGATTCGCAATCTACGCTTAACATCGATTTGTCTGACCTCGCTCCTGGTGTTTATGTCCTGTTTTCTAAAATAGGCTATGATTACGTGCGTAATAAGATAGTAATAGAGCGATAA
- a CDS encoding nuclear transport factor 2 family protein encodes MPPDNALVIDQFYRAFQARDFRTMQTCYHEQVVFSDPVFQQLKGKEANAMWHMLIANGSDLQLTWRDVKAAGDTGTCYWEAAYTFSGSGRKVVNIIHAVFEFRDGKIFRHTDQFDLWKWTRMALGITGILLGWSNFFQNKIRKKAGIALHKFIEAHPEYR; translated from the coding sequence ATGCCTCCTGACAACGCTTTAGTTATAGATCAGTTTTACCGTGCATTTCAGGCCCGTGACTTCCGTACCATGCAAACCTGTTATCATGAGCAGGTAGTATTTTCCGATCCTGTTTTTCAGCAACTCAAAGGGAAGGAAGCAAATGCCATGTGGCATATGCTGATTGCCAATGGCAGCGACCTTCAGCTCACCTGGCGTGATGTGAAAGCAGCCGGAGATACGGGCACCTGCTATTGGGAAGCGGCTTATACTTTCTCAGGCAGTGGACGAAAAGTAGTGAACATCATTCATGCAGTCTTTGAGTTCCGTGATGGTAAAATTTTCCGTCACACCGACCAATTTGATCTGTGGAAGTGGACCCGCATGGCTTTGGGCATTACCGGAATTTTACTTGGCTGGAGCAACTTCTTCCAAAATAAGATCAGGAAAAAAGCGGGCATTGCTTTGCACAAGTTTATCGAAGCACATCCTGAATATCGCTAA
- a CDS encoding phosphatase PAP2 family protein, with the protein MNRKIILDVPLLILVLFATMPACEAQNSYNPYELKVNKELAYFTTGVVMNLGGLLARTGKTPFTTQQALTDTNTDKIPSFDLSAVKQSNAAYLNASNYALYAAMALPLLSLADGRINDNAVTTILLYVETIAIGSGAYNLTSGLVSRRRPLTYNTQDFTIEERTASNVKESFFSGHTSISACASFCGAKIFNDFHPHSKLTPVVWTVAVTFPAFIGLARYKAGKHFPSDVVTGYVVGAGIGYLIPQLHRIDHGDRLSIAPMLGNGKGLYLSYAF; encoded by the coding sequence ATGAACCGTAAAATTATCTTGGATGTGCCGTTGTTGATACTCGTGCTGTTTGCTACGATGCCTGCCTGTGAAGCACAGAATTCCTATAACCCATACGAACTGAAGGTGAACAAAGAACTCGCCTATTTTACTACGGGAGTGGTAATGAACCTGGGAGGGTTGCTGGCACGAACCGGCAAAACACCATTTACCACGCAGCAGGCGCTTACCGACACCAATACTGATAAAATTCCTTCCTTCGATTTAAGTGCTGTCAAACAATCAAACGCTGCTTACCTGAATGCCAGCAACTACGCTTTATATGCTGCAATGGCTCTTCCGCTTCTATCACTTGCAGATGGGCGCATCAACGACAATGCCGTGACCACGATTTTGTTGTATGTCGAAACCATAGCAATCGGTTCGGGTGCTTATAACCTGACCTCCGGGCTTGTCAGCAGGCGGCGTCCGCTGACCTACAACACACAGGACTTCACCATTGAAGAACGCACGGCATCCAACGTAAAAGAGTCTTTCTTCAGCGGCCATACCAGCATATCGGCCTGCGCATCATTCTGCGGCGCCAAAATATTCAATGATTTTCACCCGCATTCAAAGCTTACCCCTGTTGTATGGACCGTTGCAGTAACTTTTCCTGCATTTATCGGCCTTGCCAGGTATAAGGCCGGTAAACATTTTCCGAGCGATGTAGTGACGGGTTACGTGGTGGGTGCCGGTATTGGTTACCTGATTCCGCAACTGCACCGCATTGATCACGGCGACAGGCTCAGCATTGCCCCAATGCTTGGCAACGGCAAAGGTTTGTACCTGAGTTATGCCTTCTGA
- a CDS encoding acetyl-CoA carboxylase biotin carboxyl carrier protein subunit: MYKVTVDQDKEREIELTGNDFTIDGKQGTWDKISIGNRRFHIVKDNRSFTCEVLQSVKEKKTFTIRVNGHIYQVKVKDRFDALLKELGMEGTAVHKVNNIKAPMPGLVLKVMVQVDQEIKEGDSVLILEAMKMENVIKSPGAGIVKAIKVVAKDAVEKNQVLVELK; encoded by the coding sequence ATGTACAAGGTAACAGTCGATCAGGATAAAGAAAGGGAAATCGAACTAACCGGCAACGATTTCACGATAGACGGCAAGCAAGGCACCTGGGATAAGATTTCCATTGGTAACCGGCGTTTTCACATCGTGAAAGATAACCGCTCTTTTACCTGTGAAGTGCTGCAGTCGGTAAAGGAAAAAAAGACCTTTACCATTCGCGTGAACGGGCATATCTACCAGGTAAAGGTGAAAGACCGGTTTGATGCCTTGCTGAAAGAACTGGGCATGGAAGGAACAGCTGTACATAAGGTGAATAACATAAAAGCTCCTATGCCGGGATTAGTGTTAAAAGTCATGGTGCAGGTTGACCAGGAAATAAAGGAAGGTGATTCCGTGCTGATTCTGGAAGCCATGAAAATGGAAAATGTTATTAAATCTCCGGGAGCCGGCATCGTGAAAGCCATAAAGGTGGTTGCCAAAGACGCAGTAGAAAAAAATCAGGTGCTGGTAGAACTGAAATAA
- a CDS encoding M1 family metallopeptidase, producing the protein MKKILIYCSLLLLATGVISCSVKQRMSASDISNADTTALDDPYALDPSDSLSYEFSDDAIVVTPQVYRSSHTIINDLIHTKLDVSFDWSKTQLNGKAWITLSPHFYATDSLWLDAKGFDLHKLELVRKQGNIPLQYTHDSTGINVKLDKTYEDDDQYTVYIDYTAKPNELKVKGSAAITDAKGLYFINPDGKDPDKPRQLWTHGETESNSCWFPTIDKPNMKMTTELSMTVEKGFVTLSNGLMISSKDNADGTHTDTWKLDLPYAPYLVMMAAGPFAVIKDHWKNMEVNYYVDKKYAPYAQAIFGNTPEMIDFFSSLLGVPYPWPKYSQVVVHDYISGAMENVSATLMYEDMHQTTREMIDGNKEDIISHELFHQWFGDLVTCESWSNIPLNESFATYGEYLWMEHQYGKDEADNHLNDDLELYLYMSRLGNEPLIRYDYKDKEDIFDPISYQKGGRVLHLLRSYVGDEAFFRALNKYLTAHRFGTVEVAQLRLAFEEVTGQDLNWFFNQWFFSAGHPVLDISYQYDADAKKETVTVQQVQDTNDGTPVFRLPVDIDVYEGGNVTRYAKVITDAMQEFSFSCQTPPDLVNVDAGKALICEKTDNKSDSAFAFQLEHAPLFMDRHESISYFAQHAASPLYEQVLLMGMNDRDAAIRRLSVESIPPDMAAQDQSVFANKIKELAMHDSSSLVRAAALENIAGWQDTSVTGVLENALRDSSFLVISTALKAMVEVDSMKAYKAAVMLEKDSSEQVRDGLETVYARMGGPEKNDFFMSRLSGSDVSYYSTVNYGQFLARWSTDTAVIEKALPLLYEISANNARWYVRLAATNALENVYSAMDQQKETATNMLMRDELSADEKQQLMTGLDWINIQMADLEKRVGAIKAAETNEHLKMIYGR; encoded by the coding sequence ATGAAAAAAATTCTTATCTATTGTAGCCTGTTGCTGCTCGCTACGGGTGTAATCAGTTGTTCTGTGAAGCAAAGGATGTCCGCTTCCGATATCTCCAATGCCGATACCACAGCGCTTGATGATCCTTATGCACTAGATCCTTCGGATAGCTTGTCCTACGAGTTCAGTGATGATGCCATTGTGGTTACCCCGCAGGTTTACCGCTCTTCACACACGATTATTAATGACCTTATTCATACGAAGCTGGATGTCAGCTTCGACTGGAGCAAAACACAACTCAACGGAAAAGCCTGGATTACGCTTTCTCCTCATTTTTATGCAACGGATTCATTGTGGCTCGATGCGAAGGGTTTTGATTTACATAAACTGGAGCTCGTGCGCAAGCAAGGCAACATACCGCTGCAATACACGCACGATTCGACGGGCATCAATGTTAAGCTGGACAAGACGTATGAAGACGATGATCAGTACACTGTTTACATTGACTATACCGCGAAACCCAATGAGCTGAAGGTGAAAGGGTCGGCAGCCATTACCGATGCAAAAGGATTATACTTTATTAATCCGGACGGAAAAGATCCTGATAAGCCGCGGCAACTCTGGACACATGGTGAAACGGAAAGTAACTCCTGCTGGTTTCCGACGATTGACAAGCCGAATATGAAAATGACAACGGAATTATCGATGACGGTGGAAAAAGGATTTGTTACCCTTTCTAACGGATTAATGATTTCTTCAAAGGATAATGCAGATGGAACGCATACCGATACCTGGAAACTCGACCTCCCTTATGCACCTTATCTTGTGATGATGGCGGCCGGACCGTTTGCCGTTATCAAAGATCACTGGAAGAATATGGAAGTCAACTACTACGTTGATAAAAAATATGCGCCATATGCGCAGGCGATTTTTGGCAATACGCCGGAGATGATTGATTTCTTTTCCAGCCTGCTCGGCGTGCCTTATCCCTGGCCTAAGTATTCGCAGGTGGTGGTGCACGACTACATTTCCGGTGCCATGGAAAATGTAAGCGCCACTTTGATGTATGAAGACATGCATCAGACAACAAGAGAAATGATTGACGGCAATAAGGAAGATATCATTTCACATGAATTATTTCATCAGTGGTTTGGCGACCTTGTAACCTGTGAATCATGGTCCAATATTCCGCTGAATGAATCCTTTGCTACCTATGGAGAATACCTGTGGATGGAACATCAATACGGAAAGGATGAAGCAGACAATCATCTTAATGACGATCTTGAATTATACCTCTATATGTCGCGGCTGGGCAATGAGCCGCTCATCAGGTATGATTATAAGGACAAGGAAGATATTTTTGATCCTATCAGCTATCAGAAGGGCGGAAGAGTGCTTCACCTGCTGCGAAGCTATGTGGGTGATGAAGCCTTCTTCCGTGCTTTGAATAAATATCTCACCGCGCATCGCTTCGGAACCGTTGAAGTGGCACAACTGCGGCTGGCTTTTGAAGAAGTCACCGGCCAGGATTTAAACTGGTTTTTCAATCAGTGGTTTTTCTCGGCAGGGCATCCGGTGCTGGATATCAGTTACCAATATGACGCTGATGCAAAAAAGGAAACCGTTACCGTTCAGCAGGTGCAAGACACCAATGATGGTACACCGGTCTTCAGGTTACCGGTTGATATTGATGTTTATGAAGGCGGAAACGTAACACGTTATGCAAAAGTGATCACAGATGCCATGCAGGAATTTTCCTTTTCCTGCCAAACGCCTCCCGACCTTGTAAATGTGGATGCCGGCAAGGCACTGATTTGTGAAAAGACGGATAATAAATCTGACTCCGCTTTTGCCTTTCAGCTGGAGCATGCGCCGCTCTTCATGGACCGCCATGAATCCATCAGCTATTTCGCGCAGCATGCCGCCAGTCCATTGTATGAACAGGTTTTGCTGATGGGAATGAACGACCGCGATGCCGCGATACGCAGGCTATCCGTGGAAAGCATTCCTCCCGACATGGCAGCACAGGACCAATCTGTTTTTGCAAATAAAATAAAGGAACTGGCAATGCACGATTCAAGCTCATTAGTGCGTGCTGCCGCTTTAGAGAACATAGCCGGATGGCAGGATACATCAGTCACCGGTGTGCTGGAAAACGCATTGCGCGACAGTTCATTCCTCGTCATCTCCACTGCATTAAAAGCAATGGTGGAGGTTGATTCCATGAAAGCTTACAAGGCGGCCGTAATGCTGGAGAAGGACTCATCGGAGCAGGTGAGAGACGGATTGGAGACTGTTTATGCCAGGATGGGCGGACCTGAAAAGAATGATTTCTTTATGTCACGCCTGAGCGGCAGCGATGTATCTTACTATTCCACTGTGAACTACGGGCAGTTCCTCGCCCGGTGGTCTACTGACACAGCAGTTATTGAAAAAGCATTGCCGCTCCTCTATGAGATATCGGCAAATAACGCGCGATGGTATGTGCGGCTGGCAGCTACCAATGCGCTTGAAAATGTGTATTCGGCCATGGATCAGCAGAAAGAAACCGCTACCAATATGCTGATGCGTGATGAATTGAGCGCTGATGAAAAACAGCAACTGATGACCGGACTTGACTGGATTAATATTCAAATGGCAGACCTGGAAAAAAGAGTCGGCGCCATTAAAGCGGCTGAAACCAATGAACACCTGAAAATGATTTACGGCCGTTGA
- a CDS encoding gamma carbonic anhydrase family protein: MAIIKSINGIEPQFGKNCFLAENAVVAGDVITGDDCTIWFNAVVRGDVHFIRIGNKVNIQDGAIIHCTYQKASTTIGNNVSIGHGAIVHGCTLEDNVVVGMGAIVMDHAVVEKNSLIAAGSVVLENTRVESGSIYAGVPAKKVKELSPEHFEQINMRIANNYVMYAEWFK, encoded by the coding sequence ATGGCAATCATCAAATCCATCAATGGCATTGAGCCGCAGTTTGGCAAAAACTGTTTCCTTGCCGAAAATGCTGTAGTAGCTGGTGATGTAATCACGGGCGATGACTGCACCATCTGGTTCAATGCCGTTGTGCGTGGCGATGTGCACTTTATCCGCATTGGCAACAAGGTGAATATACAGGATGGCGCAATAATTCATTGCACCTATCAGAAAGCCAGCACAACCATTGGCAACAATGTCTCCATCGGCCATGGTGCCATTGTGCACGGCTGTACGCTGGAAGATAATGTGGTGGTGGGAATGGGCGCTATCGTAATGGATCATGCCGTAGTGGAAAAAAATTCGCTGATCGCGGCAGGATCCGTAGTGCTTGAAAATACCCGCGTGGAATCAGGCAGCATTTATGCAGGTGTCCCGGCTAAAAAAGTGAAAGAACTCTCACCGGAACATTTTGAACAGATCAATATGCGCATTGCCAATAATTATGTGATGTATGCGGAATGGTTTAAATAA
- the kynU gene encoding kynureninase: MKFENTQAFAQQLDATDALRKFCDQFHIPEINGKRVIYLAGNSLGLLPKKARDYAEQEFLDWQHHGVEAHFHAKNPWLYYHHFCEEALAKIVGADKNEVVAMGSLTANLHLLMVSFYRPTKTRYKIMMEANAFPSDQYAMETQVRYHGLDPDDAVIEMKPREGEFTLRTEDILQAIKDNADQLATIMFGGVNYLSGQLFDMKAITEAGHAAGAMVGFDLAHTVGNVPVKLHEWQVDFACWCSYKYLNSGPGGVAGIFVHEKHGNNSELPRFAGWWGNEEATRFKMEKGFHPQAGAAGWQVSNAPVFPMAIHRASLELYDEAGMGNLRNKSLQLTAYLEFIIDDFNNNHPSKTLQIITPKDPAWRGCQLSLIASANGKEIFNRLTEACVITDWREPNVIRMAPVPLYNSFEDVWNVGRVLREL; this comes from the coding sequence ATGAAGTTTGAAAATACGCAGGCCTTTGCGCAACAACTTGATGCTACTGATGCGCTCCGGAAATTCTGTGATCAGTTCCATATCCCCGAAATCAACGGTAAACGAGTGATTTATTTAGCAGGTAATTCGTTGGGATTGCTGCCTAAGAAAGCACGCGATTATGCAGAACAGGAATTTTTGGACTGGCAGCATCATGGTGTGGAAGCACACTTCCATGCAAAGAATCCATGGTTGTACTATCATCACTTTTGCGAAGAAGCATTGGCAAAAATTGTCGGAGCTGATAAAAATGAAGTAGTTGCCATGGGCTCACTTACTGCCAACCTGCATTTATTGATGGTCTCATTTTATCGCCCGACGAAAACACGTTATAAGATCATGATGGAAGCGAATGCTTTTCCATCGGATCAGTATGCGATGGAAACGCAGGTGCGCTATCATGGTCTTGACCCTGATGATGCAGTAATTGAAATGAAGCCGCGCGAAGGTGAATTCACTTTGCGGACGGAAGATATTTTGCAGGCAATCAAAGACAATGCAGATCAGCTTGCTACAATCATGTTTGGTGGTGTCAATTATCTGAGTGGTCAGTTGTTTGATATGAAAGCCATTACAGAAGCCGGTCATGCAGCAGGTGCAATGGTTGGATTTGATCTTGCGCATACGGTGGGAAATGTCCCGGTGAAGCTGCACGAATGGCAAGTTGATTTTGCCTGTTGGTGCAGTTATAAATACCTGAACAGCGGCCCTGGCGGTGTGGCCGGAATATTTGTGCATGAAAAACATGGCAACAATTCTGAGCTGCCACGCTTTGCCGGTTGGTGGGGCAACGAGGAAGCGACGCGTTTCAAAATGGAAAAAGGATTTCATCCGCAAGCCGGAGCAGCCGGCTGGCAGGTGAGTAATGCACCGGTTTTCCCGATGGCCATTCATCGGGCATCACTGGAGCTGTATGATGAAGCCGGTATGGGAAATCTCAGAAATAAAAGCTTACAGCTTACCGCATACCTTGAGTTTATTATTGACGACTTCAATAATAATCATCCTTCAAAAACATTACAGATCATCACGCCAAAAGATCCTGCCTGGCGCGGTTGTCAGTTGTCTTTGATTGCATCCGCTAATGGAAAAGAGATTTTCAATCGCTTAACGGAAGCCTGCGTGATTACAGACTGGCGTGAACCGAATGTAATTCGTATGGCGCCGGTGCCTTTATACAATAGTTTTGAAGACGTTTGGAATGTCGGCAGAGTACTTCGGGAATTATGA